A region of Pseudomonas putida DNA encodes the following proteins:
- the urtB gene encoding urea ABC transporter permease subunit UrtB produces the protein MLRLLLTLLLLIPLATQASEGEFFLTAKPPEQARLLEGWAAQPDAARLPLLDNLRQGRIAEGDTRKVRLNNRLRGLIDNALASHQLLSDNHDTRLAAAQQLQKSAQPAQMAFLDRRFANEPDAAVHAALGLALANLQLGASEPAVRLAAVRLLGETGDPVARTRLEALLQPDAETDAAVRTAAETSLAQVKRKLMVGELLGQAFSGLSLGSILLLAALGLAITFGLLGVINMAHGEMLMLGAYSTYMVQVLLQRYAPGAIEFYPLIALPVAFAVSAGVGMALERTVIRHLYGRPLETLLATWGISLILIQAIRLLFGAQNVEVSNPAWLSGGVQLLPNLVLPYNRLVIIGFALAVVLLTWLLLNRTRLGLNVRAVTQNRNMAACCGVSTGRVDMLAFGLGSGIAGLGGVALSQVGNVGPDLGQSYIIDSFLVVVLGGVGQLAGSLWAAFGLGIANKLLEPQIGAVLGKILILALIILFIQKRPQGLFALKGRVID, from the coding sequence CCTACCGCTGCTGGACAACCTGCGCCAGGGCCGCATCGCCGAAGGCGACACCCGCAAGGTGCGCCTGAATAACCGCCTGCGCGGCCTGATCGACAACGCGCTGGCCAGCCACCAACTGCTCAGCGACAACCACGACACACGCCTGGCCGCCGCCCAGCAACTGCAAAAGAGCGCGCAGCCTGCACAGATGGCCTTCCTCGACCGCCGCTTTGCCAACGAACCGGACGCAGCGGTACACGCCGCCCTCGGCCTGGCCTTGGCCAACCTGCAACTGGGCGCCAGCGAGCCTGCTGTACGTCTGGCCGCCGTGCGCCTGCTGGGCGAGACCGGCGACCCGGTCGCCCGCACGCGCCTGGAGGCCCTGCTGCAACCCGACGCGGAAACCGACGCAGCCGTGCGCACCGCCGCTGAAACCAGCCTGGCCCAGGTCAAACGCAAACTCATGGTCGGCGAACTGCTCGGCCAGGCCTTCAGCGGCCTGTCGCTGGGCTCGATCCTGCTGCTGGCGGCCTTAGGCCTGGCGATCACCTTCGGCCTGCTCGGGGTGATCAACATGGCCCATGGCGAGATGCTCATGCTCGGCGCCTACAGCACCTACATGGTCCAGGTGCTGCTGCAGCGCTACGCCCCCGGCGCGATCGAGTTCTACCCGCTGATTGCCCTGCCCGTGGCCTTCGCCGTCAGCGCCGGGGTCGGCATGGCGCTGGAACGCACAGTGATCCGTCACCTTTACGGCCGCCCACTGGAAACCCTGTTGGCGACCTGGGGAATCAGCCTGATCCTGATCCAGGCCATCCGCCTGCTGTTCGGCGCGCAGAACGTCGAAGTCAGCAACCCGGCGTGGTTGTCCGGGGGTGTTCAACTGCTGCCCAATCTGGTGCTGCCGTACAACCGCCTGGTGATCATCGGCTTCGCCCTCGCCGTGGTGTTGCTCACTTGGCTGCTGCTCAACCGCACGCGGCTTGGCCTGAACGTGCGCGCAGTGACCCAGAACCGCAACATGGCCGCCTGCTGTGGCGTGTCCACCGGGCGCGTCGACATGCTCGCCTTCGGCCTGGGTTCGGGCATCGCCGGGCTCGGTGGTGTGGCCCTGAGCCAAGTCGGCAACGTTGGCCCGGACCTGGGCCAGAGCTACATCATCGACTCGTTCCTGGTGGTGGTGCTCGGCGGTGTCGGGCAACTGGCCGGCAGCCTCTGGGCCGCCTTCGGCTTAGGGATAGCCAACAAGCTGCTGGAGCCGCAGATCGGTGCGGTGCTTGGCAAGATCCTCATCCTTGCGTTGATCATTCTGTTCATCCAGAAGCGCCCGCAAGGCCTGTTCGCCCTCAAGGGACGGGTAATCGACTGA